TCTCATTGATTAACCCGACGAGATACGTCATGAATTTAATcctctctctctttctatTCATATAGACGTCGGCCGCGTGGACCTACCACGCTGCTTTCATTTGCAACTAGACCAGACTACTATGCGTATACACTAGCCGGTGACATTCATACAGCAACCCCTCAGTACTACTCCATTATCTATGTATATCACTGTCACTTGAACTCGTCGGTCTCTGGCGccccaaaaataataacagaaaGGGGTAAGACTTTTTAGAGAAAAGGCTTAACGAACCTCGAAAATTAAAGATAAagggattttaaattttagtgtcTTTGGGTGGGTGCGTACTCTTGTGTATGGAGAGTTGATAAATATCAAGTGAGTACTTTTCGGAGTTTGAGAGTACGGTAGagtataaaataacttttggcACGGCCTGTAGCTTGAACGTgaccaaaacaaaaaaatcatagcAGTATATATAGTTGTGAGGCAGGTGCAAGGGGATGCCCTGGCTCTGTTGGGATGCTGGTCGCGACTTGCTGGAGCTCTGTACTCAGTGCAAGAAGAAATGAGAGTTGAATCATGACGTGTGTGAGTGTATGTGTGTAGTAGGATGCATGTATGagcaaatatatattcatgtgtgtgtatgtgtgcgaAAGTGTGTGTGGGATCCAACTATATGTACAATAGTCTGatgaataatttgatagcaataaaattttcattgttaaaCTATAAGCtggagaataaaaatacactCTTGTTTTCGTTTAATTTTCCATCAACCTCCGCCCTGTCTGAAATTCTCACGTCACCTATTGTTTAACGTTAATTTATATCCTCATTAGCACATGATTAACAACGTACCTCTTTAGGAGTTGTCCCGGATATCGTAGAGGATGATGATGATATTGATGATGGCGGTggaggtggtggtggtggtggtagTGGTGTTGATGCTGATGAAGATGATGATAAGGAAGGCACTTTTACTGCAGCGTCGTTCACAACACTTACACTCGCGTTGTTGTCTCGCTCACAACTGACCGTGGAGTCTACAACTCGGTTGCGAACGACTTCGGCCGTGATCGACGCCTCTTCCCACCTCTGCTGGTGTTGCTGATGCTTCCTGAAGAATTCCAGCTCCTCCGTTACCACTGCAGATACTTTTTCGGTCGTCATCGTGCCCATCGGATTGTCATTGCCgccaattttattatcattgccGGCGTCTTTGAGAATTCGCGGCGGATCTTGATCCCGATATGTCCTCCGCTGGCTCTTTGATATCTCGCACATCCTCTTCTCAACTCTCGAGTATTATATCCGTTCTGCTAGTTTTATTTAGCCTTTTTTTTACCCCAGAGGCTGAAGATCCCACGACGTTCAGTTGGAGAGCTACAGAGTCGATGTTGTAAACTCTTTTATTTTCCACGAACACCGACCTTTGAATGCAACGAGCCATTAGAATAATTGCCGGCTtgcggaaaaaaatattaaaactcacTTCTTAATATAAATACATCCACATtctacattattattaaactcaTAATCTTACATTAgcgaataaaataaactactcaagatgtttttttaaaaataaattgactaCGACATCCAATCGTCCataaatcaagaaaaaaaaatatacatatttaacaCATCTAGTCAGCAAAAAACAAGTTTGCCAAAGgatgaaactaaaaaaaattaacacacaTTCCCAGCAAAAAAAGGCGTGAAAATAAAGTAGAAAAAATAGTGGTTCCACAGTATACTATTCAGCTAACCCGATTGGAACCAGTCTTGAaataaaataccgtaaaaaatatttttaaaaaaataaaataaaatcttttcaTACTTGTAAAGCGAGTGACACTTCTCAGCCGTGCGCcatatctttaaaaatatttccaagAAGTCTGCTAATCCATGATGCTGATGCTCATAAGCGCTACGGAGGCTCTAAGGATGTAATTATCAGCGGAGATCTCAGTGACAGCAGCACAAACACACCGATCCCGAGTAGTCTTGAGTTTTAGTATGTGACAGCATAAGCAGCTACGAAGACGGGTAGCGGTATACAACAACAACCACCGTAGCACCATGTAATGCGTCATCGACAGGACATCTGTCGCCCCTTACTTGCATCCCTTCTTGCTCCCACTCGTTTAATTCAACCCTCCTGATGGTGATACTACGACGACGCTCACTCATAAAAACCATACTCGCTTCAACCCCTCTTGTACTTCCTGCTTTTATATAACACCCTGCACCCTGTGTGAAAAATATACGACACGGTGGGTCTCCACCTTGAAAATGGCCACTTTATGCGCCTGCGTAACCAGAACAATAAAGAcataaatacttaattttatttaaattatcacatattttcataaatttatactttaccttcttattattattgttattgttggtaaaaattatttgttattttatttatatatttgatgacGTCAACATTTCAGCggctataaatttaaaaattcatcgaGAATATTTTGAAATGCGATAAAGTAAACAAagataagataaaataaagtgcatgtaaataattactataaattttataaaatatactattataattattgggaTTTGTGTAGAGtaatttaaagataattttaCAAGAGGttattgaatatataaatatgtatgattatttaaataaattatatgaaattatgtCATCGTGAATACGATTGACTGATttgctgttattattatcaaaatattattttttttaaattaaattactgacTGACACTGGCTGTGGCTCTGGATCCTCTGGATTGAATTTGAATGCTGGCGCCATCTTTGAATTTGAATGCCAACTGTCGATAGCAGTATTTCGAGACATCGATTATCAAATCGCTGGAGATTATGAAACGATAGCCCGAAAAGTTTAGTTTTTGATGTTCACTgcctggttttttttttaaatcgaaaattataaaataattcattcttTTGGCGAGGAGTAATTTAACCAAGACACCATGCAGGCTAATTTATGGAGTTTAATGACGACAGTCAGggtaagtaattataatttattttataattacgaTTTATTTAAAGTCAGTGTGCAATAGGCTTCGGCTTTAACCTTCTTCGCATGTCTTTCAATATCCAAGGacgtgttaattaatttacaaattatttttaattcaaaattaaattatcatgaGGAtggctgataaaatttatcgatggagatttaaatttgaaatttaaaattatttttcagcctGCAAGCATTAAACGTGTCATCAACCCAACATTCTCAGTCTTGCAGCAGAGAAGGTACGCAAGTACGTTGGATGCCGATGTTGTGGTGATTGGAGCTGGTCCTGGTGGTTATGTAGCTGCTATAAAAGCGGCCCAGTTGGGAATGAAAACAGTATGCGTTGAAAAAAACCCAACACTTGGTGGTACTTGTCTCAATGTAGGATGCATTCCGTCTAAGtcacttttaaataattctcaCTATTACCACATGGCTCACAGTGGGGATTTAGCTAATAGAGGAGTCGATGGTAAGTCTGAGTTatcgtaaataataaaacacttatcaataaaaataatggtaataaaaataagataaattttattacagttGGTGAAGTAAAACTTAATCTGGACAAATTGTTGGAGCAGAAAGATAATGTAGTAAAAGCATTGACCGGAGGTATCGCCgggctttttaaaaaaaataaagtcgaGTGGGTGAAAGGTCATGGTAAAATAACTGGAAAGAATCAAGTGTCTGCACTGGGTCCTGATGGATCAGTAGCCACGACGataaacacaaaaaatatacTAATTGCTACTGGCAGTGAGGTGACACCATTCGGTGGTCTGGAGATTGATGAAAAACAAATTGTTTCATCAACTGGTGCTTTGTCATTGAACCCGGTACCTAAGCGGCTTATAGTCATCGGCGCTGGTGTCATTGGCCTGGAGTTGGGATCCGTATGGCAACGGTAATTtactttatcaaaaaatatgtataaatattgagaatatttatttattaattgataaatttacagATTGGGATCCGAAGTAACAGCCGTTGAATTTATGCCATCGATCGGTGGTGCTGGTATTGATGGAGAAGTGAGCAAAACGATGCAAAAAGTTTTGGCCAAGCAGGGTTTGAATTTCAAACTCAGTACCAAAGTTACTGGAGCTCAAAAAAGTGGATCAGAAATAAACGTTTCCATTGAGGATGCTAAAGAtcccagtaaaaaagaaacgTTGGTTTGTGATGTACTTTTAGTTTGCGTTGGCAGAAGGCCGTACACTCAGAATTTAGGATTAGAAGACATGGGTATTGAGAGGGACGAAAAAGGCAGAATTCCCGTTAACAACAGATTCCAGACAGTAGTTCCTaagtaagtttatttattgatcACATTACAATATATGTAAAGACTTGAaggcaattaataattattttattttatttaaagcaTTTTCGCTATTGGCGACTGTATCCACGGCCCAATGTTGGCGCATAAAGCTGAAGACGAAGGAATTATCACCGTCGAGGGTATCGCTGGaggttaatatttttttttttaaattaatttcacgtaattgaacattttttaaaaattgtaccgatttatttaattaggcGCCGTACATATTGACTACAACTGCGTCCCAAGTGTCGTATATACACACCCTGAGGTAGCCTGGGTCGGAAAAACCGAGGAGGACCTAAAGAAAGAAGGCATTGAATTCAAAATAGGAAAATTTCCGTTCATGGCCAACTCCAGAGCCAAGACGAACCTCGAGACCGAAGGTTTCGTCAAAGTATTGGCTTGTGAGAAGAcggataaaattttgggagtCCACATGATCGGGCCGGGTGCTGGTGAGCTCATCAACGAAGCTGTCCTCGCTATGGAATACGGTGCCAGCGCCGAAGACGTAGCAAGAGTTTGCCACGCGCATCCAGtacgttttgttttttaaatatataaattttataaactgcgaattttatttttacattataattaatatgtttttttttccagacCTGTGCGGAAGCTCTCAGAGAAGCTCATCTAGCCGCTTACTTCGGCAAACccataaacttttaattagtTCCTCATCTACTTGTGATGCAGCAATTGGCAAGTTAATTTTAGCTTGTGTCTAGTagaccaaaataaaaaatataaaataaataaagacaaaTCAAAGATGCTGCACTTAATAAATCAGCCATTGCAccgtttttattaaatatttgaggATTGTAAATACTAaactaattgaaaaaatatatacgtaaCATCGTACCACTTAAGTGCGagtattgtatttattaataaataataaatttaaaaattatttaaaacatatatatgtatatttgtcaaaaatttaaatccaacaAAGTCCTGCCGgcatttaaattcatttgtgAAGTTgcctttgataaaaaattacaaactacaattattagataaaaatgatattaaaaaaatttttagttgtttttacaaacccaagagctttattttttattgtcatttgattaagttaatctaataagtaataatagtTAAACTTGAGACATTTAATGAGCATGATCAAAGAAAGCGCTCGGTTTTCAAAcgcgtaaatattttatcaccaACCCTGGGCTTATttgcattcaaaaatttttaagtttcccgctaaaaaaaattattttatttctctaaaattattgatacaaaaaaaatactcgagGATGTGGACTATGGATTAGTTTAGTGAcgtaaaagaattaaaaggacttttaaattttagtatccTTTTAAGTCGTTCCTGAAGGACCACGTGACCAAAAGTGATAGCCCTTGTTGTCGGTTGGTGTCGCAACACGGCAACGCTGTGTAGTTTAGTAAAAACCGTGTGGCACTTGTGTCTGGTGCAGCAACACACCCAATGTTTGTGTTGTTTTGATATTTAACGTGATAaacattatataaatatttaaataattaaatatgtagACATTACGTAGTAATTAACTAAAATGTGGACCACCACCAAGACAACCAAGTACGGAGTCGGTgagttcaaataatttaataaaaattaaataattatttccacTACGTCTTTTATCTTCTACATCAAACTCCTCATCTGTCAAActccaaattattttatcttgtattaatttaaaaaaatttttttttacactttagttggtttaaaaaatttttttacgtcgtGTCAAATTGCTGATTGATTTATCGATGGGCTATGAgctgtaaattaatttactgacgttaaaaaatttaaaaaaatgccgACTAGACAGGATGGACAATCAGGAACGTGCTCCGTAAACGTGAACACGCTGTTTTAAAGTGTGCGCGCGCGTATATTTTGATACTCTTATGTGTTGGTCCATTCATGCATTGATCGTATTCAAGTACATACTACTCTACGATAGTGTACAtactatataatataatatatttatatatatatacttagtagtatgtatgtatgtatgtatggatgtctTTATACATCTATACATGTAATAAGTAAATGTAAGAGCGggtattttataagtaaagtAACAAGAAGTACCGGGCCAGCCTTTTAAAGACTCACTGCAATCATCAATTGGccctaagtaaaaaaaatcccctTGAGGAAGATGTCAttcaatttgaataaaaaaaacaatatgtatatattgttattttatgggtttaaaaaaatcaatcaagtaaatatttaattatttgttttttataatttatcagatTGGCGaggaaatatatttatattggaGCGCCGAAGATAAAACAAacatcaaatttataatttatcaatagcAAGGAGTTTTTATGAATGGAGTCGACGATCGATCCCGTTGGATAGTTGACGTTTTAATCCGTGTACGTGCTCGAGGGTAATGGGTAGAGAGAAAAGAGAGTAGAGTGGATCAGGTGGATCGGATAGCACTTGAAACAGGATCCACTTAGCGAGCATTATACGCTTGAATAAATTCGTACTTGACACGACGTTTagttttagtaattaaaactttttactcctaatttttgtttgaattttgGGTGCGAGTATCGTTTTATTGGGTGATATAAAAATAGACGGTGATAAGACTGATAGAATGTCAATTTTTATGCTCAGATTATCACCGAAGTATCCCagagttttattttcatatttttttttttactgtacgTTACTTTGTCGATATTTTCTCGTTCGTGCATGAAACTGTCGTTCAATTATTACCCTCGCGTTACCTCAACAAAACGCTCCGGGTGGCACGCAGGTCGCTAAATAAAAAGAACAACTgtatttataagtatatatggagtaaaaaagtatatatatgaatgtatgaGATACATCTATGTATTCATTTGCGTTATATACTTTATTAAACTGTACTGCGTAATGtcaaatgtataaatatagaGAACGCGTAatactatatttaaattactgatACAGTGGCGGGAAAACAAATTTCACttggaatttataaatataaacatcaaagcgattttatttaatgttttttattcaataaaattcattcattcataaaTTGTTTATCTATATAACTAtcttatcattatcatttattttttaattaaaatgttttaattgccgtattaaaattctcatttccTGAACCACTGAAACGATTTGTTTTCGGGAgatagaaaaactttttttattcaaacaacaaaaaatacGTTATCGCATATTAGTGGGAAATTGAATGTCATCGTCATATACGAAGAGACAAAAAACGTTGACgtattataaatgaaatatatagtcaatgtttttttgtaaactctgcataaaaaataataaaataaaattctggcATACATTTTTGTCGTCTCATCAAATTATCTTGCGTATCTTATAACTTTCTACCGTGAAAAAGGATAAAAAATAGCTTTCGCTCAAGTACATTACTCTGTACTTATtgaaatatgtaaaataataattcttataaatatgttaaatCATTATGTTGTATATTATTACAAAgttatatacacatacatgcTAAAAGTTGGACAGAAATAAAACTTTCACCAAGTGGAGTACAAGATGCCAAGTTAAGatcaataaaacatttatttgaaAGCATCCAGGcagcttttaaaaataagtacaaAGTGCTTATGATTTCGGGCTAGTATTGTTTACGTCTGCTAGTAGTTATTTGTTGTAATGTAAACCTGctgtacaatatatatacatatatagctCAATGTCTTTGCCCgcgttttacttttttctttagtacagtacatattttttagttaccCTCGTAGCTCGTGTAATAGTAACTGTCGCATGTATTATTACAGCTGTAGTATAGCTATAACTTTTACTATAACTATAGTGTTCATTCATCCCCCATCATACTTTAATTCCCATTGGattttctctctctttctttccCTCTGAAACTTTTTCTCCCTAACATAGTGCAGAGGTTGTACCCGCGTCCCTTGGAAATGTTTTATACACCGAAAGGGAGAGCTATTGATTTGATTCCCCGGGAAAACCTGGGAAACCAGTGAGTTGAAGGAAGACAAAGTGAGAGAATAGAACGAGAGTTGTAGCGGTGGAGAGCAGAGAGTCACCCTCGAATGTGTCTCTTATTCCTTTTTCCTTTGTCCTTTCATTCTTTTCTGTTACTATCATATCTCTATCTCTATACTTTAATTCAAACTACGGGCATCGTGTGAACTTGGCACTTTTGTTACCacacacatatttattttatttacaaaaacatacaatacttatttttaaatttttacggctaaaatatttttaattaattccaGAGCCccgaaaattaatttcacttttttttctttgttaaaaaaaaacaaagtgaTATGAATGAAGAATACGTCATTGTTGTTGACTTAAATTGTATGAAAGATGTATATTGaatgtatgaaaataaaaaaacacgtGTCAGACAAGAGGAGAGTAAGTGCAGACGGTGCAGACGTCTCGGAATCACCGAGGCGTTGGTGTAAGCAGCAGCAAAAGCAGAAGCACCAGCAATAGTTACAGAACAAGCAGTACAAGTTATACACAACAGTATAGACATTTGAAGTAGTAAAAAGCAGGATGCGACAACCATCCACACACTGTAATACATCAGGCGTAAATGCTCATTGAGATGCATCTCTCGTCGTGTCTCTAGCTTTGGCCGGAAGCCTGTATCATACGCACATTGTCAACTGACATCCGCCGTCCAAAGTTCATATATGAAAGTCTTTCTTACTCTaattcaaatcaattttaatcatattatatattatatatatatgtatatttattacattctAATTCTAAATCACAATTATTGTAAATCATTCCATCACATCcgtacttaattaattaattaggtGATTAACTAATCAGACATTGTATGATTCCAGCCGTCTACAACTGGCGAGGAGATACTCGGTATGGACTGCCACTGGAAATCGGAGATACGCTCCATATTTTAGAGGAATGCGCAGGTAATAAAGATGATTTCCAAGAAAGTATTAttgctgttgttgctgttgtcattaattttttacaccatttTGTCTTAGGATGGTACCGAGGGTTCTCGACGAAGAACCGAGCGGTGAAAGGCATATTTCCGAGCTCTTACATCCATCTGAAGCCGTGTAAAATCGAGAACGAAGGCCTCTTTGAGTCGGTGATACCGGAGGAAGATCCAGTGGTACGCGAGGTAACTCTAGTTCTGCGAGAATGGGGTGGAATCTGGAAAAGACTTTATGTGGTAAGTAAACGTCTGCCAACTTTTTCtgttattcttattattattttatcttccGTCTTAAATCTACGGATGTCGTATTAAAAAACGGCCTTCTCGGGCCAAGTACACTCAGACTGACTCGTGAATCACCAATGTAGTCATACCGGCAACTACTATATCTTATCTCAAtacaattcataaaaattttttttgtttaaaactcaattatgactcaaaacatttattttattacaatatcctttgatcaatttaaatactcaatatgtattgataaatattgatcactactttttaatagaaaattataagcgaaatattattaaataaatatataagtatattaacaatatttgaATCGCGGATTAAGAATCTCGGATTGAAAAACTGATCTTCGACcttagtaaaaatgaaaaagagcCGCCTTTGTTTCAAACTAAGCGCGAGCTAGCGAAAAGTCAGGGAGgtgctgaaaattttcgaaaaatctaccttccattctGGCTGCCAGATggcatgttttattttttgtttaaaactcTATTATgactcaaaatatttattttattacaatatcCTTTGATCAATTTAAATACTCAATATGTATTGATGAATATTGATCACTACTTcgtaatagaaaattattttaaaaatattaccgactttaataaataaaacatgatatttatttttactattattattttttttttcccaggAACGGGAAATCTACAAGTTCAATACTCTACGGAAAGTAATGAGAGAGTTATTGGAGTGGCGACGACAACTTCTAGGAGGTACGTTGACAACAGACCAAACGAGGGAATTGAAATTACGAATCATCAACAAAGTCGACTGGGGAAATCGGTGAGTCAACCAGCATGGACCCCTATAattggattattattattatcattgtcattatcataattattttttttttattactaataatcAAATAGTCTGACAGTTGCTTGACTCATACTCTCATTATTCCACagactttatttaaaaccaataataataataataattaatattacttttaattacatCAACTAACAATTACCATTAAAAGTGAcgtacgaaaaaaaatctctttattcatcattaattattacattaaaatttaaatataacagACGTATTGATACTCGTAAATATTTATGGTATATAATTACTACATATCACTTAGAAACATGCtatgatatattatttttaatataaaaaaaaagaaacaaagcGCTTCTTATCTTTTAAAGCAATTCGATATTGAGAGGctactttttaaaaacataCAATCGATACAATTAAAGAAAGCTTTGTAAATAAATGACCAAGTGAACAAAGACAATAATCAGatttaaaacttataaataatactaaaTCTCGATTGGTCCTCAGTACTTATGAGCAGATAATTATAAAGTAGTTCCAGGGCACTAGTTTTCgccatttaaagtttaaaaaaatatttataaagtatataattattattaataataattatgagatTTTTCTTGGAATAAACTCACGGTCTTTTCCATTATTCACCTTTTCAAACAAAGTAACTTGCAGACAGAACgattattcatatatttataaagctattgagaaaaaaatattaaattgagaaaattatTGAGGTCGCTCAAGGACAGTCGGAGCGGTTGCTGAACaaagatatataattatttaatatatactttattgtactaaatatatatttatagattgaTAACGTTggcactattttttttaaatatttttagtaattatttctaagtgaaataatgataaaagtttatgataataaaattgttttagtGAAAAGTTTATGATACTgaacacaataaaatacaatatgcCCTGGACGGAATATATTTATGCATTACAGTTATAGTATTtagtttgaaaatta
This genomic interval from Microplitis mediator isolate UGA2020A chromosome 2, iyMicMedi2.1, whole genome shotgun sequence contains the following:
- the LOC130663391 gene encoding dihydrolipoyl dehydrogenase, mitochondrial, with translation MQANLWSLMTTVRPASIKRVINPTFSVLQQRRYASTLDADVVVIGAGPGGYVAAIKAAQLGMKTVCVEKNPTLGGTCLNVGCIPSKSLLNNSHYYHMAHSGDLANRGVDVGEVKLNLDKLLEQKDNVVKALTGGIAGLFKKNKVEWVKGHGKITGKNQVSALGPDGSVATTINTKNILIATGSEVTPFGGLEIDEKQIVSSTGALSLNPVPKRLIVIGAGVIGLELGSVWQRLGSEVTAVEFMPSIGGAGIDGEVSKTMQKVLAKQGLNFKLSTKVTGAQKSGSEINVSIEDAKDPSKKETLVCDVLLVCVGRRPYTQNLGLEDMGIERDEKGRIPVNNRFQTVVPNIFAIGDCIHGPMLAHKAEDEGIITVEGIAGGAVHIDYNCVPSVVYTHPEVAWVGKTEEDLKKEGIEFKIGKFPFMANSRAKTNLETEGFVKVLACEKTDKILGVHMIGPGAGELINEAVLAMEYGASAEDVARVCHAHPTCAEALREAHLAAYFGKPINF